The following proteins are encoded in a genomic region of Triticum dicoccoides isolate Atlit2015 ecotype Zavitan chromosome 1B, WEW_v2.0, whole genome shotgun sequence:
- the LOC119317060 gene encoding uncharacterized protein LOC119317060 encodes MLQEMLVMFTFELVKFLTAEGNHFGVVRIQFEGYIDSSVAATWELNLDGMPPIAVENTVSSGGGAGRVVPMAMYARNAELHAESELAEELKKIKKHLMQMIDLQKQANIMAGVLLLYHCSVFVLFVVHPSLKWAFRPVRVEDVICAPCQVMYLN; translated from the exons ATGCTGCAGGAGATGCTAGTGATGTTCACTTTTGAGTTGGTAAAATTTCTAACCGCAGAAGGAAATCATTTTGGCGTGGTGAG GATTCAGTTTGAGGGATACATTGATTCGAGCGTGGCCGCAACCTGGGAGCTCAATTTGGACGGGATGCCGCCGATTGCTGTGGAGAATACGGTGAGCTCGGGTGGAGGGGCGGGCAGAGTCGTGCCGATGGCGATGTATGCGCGCAATGCTGAACTGCATGCGGAGTCCGAACTGGCCGAGGAACTAAAGAAGATCAAGAAACATCTAATGCAGATGATCGATTTGCAGAAGCAAGCAAATATCATGGCAGGGGTTCTATTGTTGTATCATtgctctgtttttgttttatttgttgttcATCCGTCATTAAAATGGGCATTTAGGCCTGTCAGGGTAGAGGATGTGATCTGTGCACCATGCCAAGTTATGTATCTGAATTGA